In one window of Candidatus Binatia bacterium DNA:
- a CDS encoding 7-carboxy-7-deazaguanine synthase QueE has protein sequence MIGFLSEVFVSFQGEGAHVGERHLFVRLAGCNLRCRYCDTPGSLERHPVWRWHEPSSGRVEERQNPVPVNELSQLVAYCRERDRALQMLALTGGEPLLQAKFLRALLAQGHLALPVLLETNGVLPDQLALVLPGVRVISMDIKLPSNSGERAFWDQHRAFLKLAKQCECYVKVLVDEQTSPDEVEAAAALVHEEAPAAPMFLQPIVDPEGRLCIRTETLSALFSLAYRRHAQVRVLPQMHKFLRIP, from the coding sequence ATGATCGGTTTTTTGAGCGAGGTTTTCGTTTCCTTCCAAGGGGAAGGCGCCCACGTCGGGGAGCGCCACCTCTTTGTTCGCCTCGCCGGCTGTAACCTCCGTTGTCGGTACTGCGACACACCCGGCAGCCTTGAACGCCACCCAGTTTGGCGCTGGCACGAGCCCAGCAGTGGCCGAGTCGAGGAACGCCAGAACCCGGTTCCCGTGAACGAACTGTCGCAACTGGTTGCTTACTGCCGGGAGCGCGATCGAGCTCTCCAAATGCTGGCGCTCACCGGCGGTGAGCCCCTTTTACAGGCCAAGTTCCTGCGCGCGCTCCTTGCTCAGGGACACCTGGCCTTACCTGTTCTCCTAGAAACCAACGGGGTCCTCCCCGACCAACTCGCCCTTGTGCTCCCTGGTGTACGCGTGATCAGTATGGACATCAAATTGCCGAGCAACAGCGGGGAGCGAGCGTTCTGGGACCAACACCGCGCCTTCCTCAAACTGGCAAAGCAGTGCGAGTGCTACGTGAAGGTGTTGGTCGACGAACAGACTTCCCCAGACGAAGTGGAAGCGGCAGCAGCGCTCGTCCACGAAGAGGCACCGGCGGCGCCCATGTTCTTGCAGCCGATTGTCGATCCGGAGGGTCGCCTCTGCATCCGAACGGAGACGCTCTCTGCTCTCTTTTCCCTTGCCTATCGCCGCCACGCGCAGGTGCGGGTCCTTCCTCAAATGCACAAATTCCTGCGCATACCCTAG
- a CDS encoding DUF4147 domain-containing protein → MPTWREELVAVFWRGVETVRPEDCVERALHVEREEVFWEEPGGICTQLPLPILVLGAGKAAARMALGLSKILPPCQYRGAIVTSERHTADVPGVEVLVGSHPLPDHRSLSAAKHLLRLARSSREPVAIFLVSGGASSLLAAPWPPVTLEEKIATHRLLLTSGANIGEVNTVRKHLSRIKGGRLLQQLQRPVFTLAISDVVGDDPATIGSGPTVPDPNTFADAQRVLAKYELWETVPRSVRTVIEDGLAGRIPETLKPWESASRLAHYRIIASNRETRSACAAAARSKGWFVEVIEEPIVGEAREAARRFATRVQMAAACANSGPLCVIAGGETTVTVRGRGLGGRNQEFALALAPLLAGLPVSALIAGTDGVDGPTEAAGAFVDGTTLERAHALGLNVEHYLEANDSYHFFAALGDLFITGPTGTNVMDLQIAVVHG, encoded by the coding sequence ATGCCAACTTGGCGGGAGGAGCTGGTCGCAGTCTTTTGGCGAGGCGTCGAAACGGTGCGGCCTGAGGACTGCGTAGAGCGGGCGCTGCATGTGGAGCGCGAGGAGGTATTCTGGGAAGAACCAGGCGGAATCTGCACTCAACTTCCCCTGCCAATTCTCGTCCTCGGCGCGGGCAAAGCTGCGGCTCGCATGGCCCTGGGCCTGTCGAAAATTCTGCCACCCTGCCAATACCGCGGAGCCATTGTCACCTCCGAGCGCCACACTGCCGACGTGCCTGGCGTCGAAGTTCTTGTCGGCTCGCACCCTCTTCCCGATCACCGCTCGCTGTCAGCGGCTAAGCATTTGCTGCGCTTAGCCCGCTCGAGCCGGGAACCCGTTGCGATCTTCCTGGTGAGCGGAGGGGCTTCGAGCCTTTTGGCAGCCCCATGGCCGCCAGTGACTCTGGAGGAGAAAATCGCCACTCACCGTTTGCTCCTTACCAGCGGCGCCAACATTGGCGAGGTCAACACGGTCAGGAAACATCTTTCGCGGATTAAGGGAGGCCGGCTACTACAACAGCTTCAGCGGCCGGTTTTTACTCTCGCAATCTCCGACGTTGTCGGCGACGATCCGGCTACGATCGGGTCTGGCCCTACGGTCCCAGACCCGAACACCTTTGCAGATGCCCAGAGAGTCCTCGCCAAGTACGAACTCTGGGAAACCGTGCCGAGGTCTGTGCGCACGGTCATCGAGGATGGCTTAGCCGGACGAATCCCGGAAACTCTGAAACCCTGGGAATCAGCAAGTCGCCTGGCTCACTACCGGATCATTGCCAGCAACAGAGAGACACGCTCAGCCTGCGCCGCGGCCGCGCGATCCAAGGGCTGGTTCGTCGAGGTTATTGAAGAGCCCATCGTCGGTGAAGCGCGAGAGGCGGCTCGCCGCTTCGCTACGCGAGTACAAATGGCTGCGGCGTGTGCCAACTCAGGCCCACTCTGTGTGATTGCCGGTGGAGAAACCACGGTAACAGTTCGGGGACGGGGCCTAGGCGGCCGCAACCAGGAATTTGCGTTGGCCTTGGCGCCCCTTCTGGCGGGCCTGCCGGTGTCCGCTTTGATAGCGGGTACCGACGGGGTCGACGGGCCCACCGAAGCGGCCGGGGCTTTCGTCGACGGCACGACTCTAGAGCGTGCGCACGCGCTGGGTCTCAACGTCGAGCACTACCTGGAGGCGAATGACTCCTATCATTTCTTTGCGGCACTCGGAGACCTTTTTATTACAGGGCCTACGGGCACCAATGTCATGGACTTGCAGATTGCCGTCGTCCACGGGTAA
- a CDS encoding TraR/DksA family transcriptional regulator: MRETAMRKAFLKQMQAKLLEMRRQLLREIDKERQVGREVTKEGGMDSYDLASEERDREISFLLTDRDREKLQAIQEALDRIEQGTYGICESCDAEIAEGRLLAMPFTRLCVSCQAQEEKEAKLQRRYDDERAYRQLGAADVEEES; this comes from the coding sequence TTGCGCGAGACTGCCATGAGAAAAGCATTCCTCAAACAGATGCAAGCGAAGCTCCTGGAAATGCGCCGTCAGCTGCTGCGCGAAATCGACAAGGAGCGCCAGGTAGGCCGTGAGGTCACAAAAGAAGGCGGCATGGATAGCTATGACCTCGCCAGCGAGGAACGCGATCGCGAAATTTCGTTCTTGTTGACAGACCGCGATCGGGAAAAACTCCAGGCGATCCAAGAGGCGCTCGATCGGATCGAGCAGGGCACCTATGGAATTTGCGAAAGCTGCGATGCCGAGATCGCCGAGGGCCGGCTGCTCGCGATGCCATTCACGCGGCTGTGTGTCTCCTGCCAGGCGCAAGAGGAGAAAGAAGCCAAGCTCCAGCGGCGTTACGACGATGAGCGGGCTTACCGGCAGCTCGGCGCCGCCGACGTGGAAGAAGAGAGCTAG
- the rimO gene encoding 30S ribosomal protein S12 methylthiotransferase RimO: MPRVYLESLGCPKNRVDSEIMLGLAHQEGAEIVTDPEVADLVVVNTCGFIDAAKRESINRIVSWAQWKAEAPHRRLIVTGCLVQRYGEELAEALPEVDAFLGTGDFLRLPELLQANSQRRTAIYRGAAHLLPDTNLPRLRTGDFFSAYLKVSEGCDHRCSFCIIPKIRGQHESRPLDSVLSEAEHLVREGVVEINLVAQDLTAYGRDRRDGTTLARLLRELAKIAGLQWIRLLYNYPRYVTDELLETIASEEKVCPYIDMPLQHASTRILRAMRRQRSGEELRRLLTRIRAAVPGVAIRTAFIVGFPGETDEDFRTLLDFVQEQRFERLGAFVYSQEEGTPAADLPEQVPAQIKRHRYRELMQTQAQISAEYQKSQIGKVLPVLVCGQDHRGRWFGRTPTQAPEIDGVVYLSNPAPVGRIVPVRIVGASTYDLRGTVLEADGVDSCVVGL; the protein is encoded by the coding sequence ATGCCGCGGGTCTATCTAGAAAGCTTGGGCTGCCCCAAAAATCGCGTGGATAGCGAGATCATGCTGGGATTGGCGCACCAGGAGGGGGCGGAAATTGTCACCGATCCCGAAGTGGCCGACCTCGTCGTGGTTAACACCTGCGGGTTCATCGACGCCGCCAAGCGCGAGTCGATCAACCGTATTGTCAGTTGGGCACAGTGGAAAGCAGAGGCCCCTCATCGGCGCTTAATTGTGACCGGCTGCCTCGTGCAGCGCTACGGCGAGGAACTCGCTGAAGCGCTCCCCGAGGTGGATGCCTTTCTCGGCACCGGAGACTTCCTGCGACTCCCAGAGCTCTTGCAGGCAAATTCCCAACGTCGTACTGCAATTTACCGAGGAGCGGCGCATCTCCTTCCGGATACCAACCTTCCTCGGCTCCGTACAGGCGACTTTTTCAGCGCTTATCTTAAGGTTTCGGAAGGCTGCGATCACCGCTGCAGCTTTTGCATCATTCCGAAGATCCGTGGGCAGCATGAAAGTCGGCCTCTCGATTCCGTCCTCTCCGAAGCCGAGCACTTGGTCCGCGAGGGCGTCGTGGAGATCAACTTAGTCGCGCAAGACCTCACCGCCTATGGGCGCGACCGGCGCGATGGGACGACACTCGCGAGGCTTTTACGAGAACTCGCCAAAATCGCGGGGCTACAGTGGATCCGCCTGCTGTACAATTACCCTCGCTACGTCACCGACGAATTACTCGAAACCATCGCGAGCGAGGAAAAAGTCTGCCCCTACATCGACATGCCCTTGCAACACGCAAGTACCCGGATCCTGCGGGCCATGCGGCGGCAGCGCAGCGGCGAAGAACTGCGGCGCCTTCTTACACGAATTCGAGCAGCCGTGCCTGGGGTGGCGATTCGAACTGCCTTTATCGTTGGCTTCCCCGGAGAAACAGACGAGGACTTCCGCACACTGCTCGACTTCGTACAGGAGCAGCGTTTCGAGCGTCTTGGCGCATTCGTTTATTCGCAAGAGGAGGGCACGCCAGCCGCTGATCTGCCTGAGCAAGTGCCTGCGCAAATCAAACGCCACCGCTACCGAGAATTGATGCAAACCCAGGCTCAGATTTCTGCGGAGTACCAGAAGTCACAAATTGGCAAAGTCCTTCCCGTGCTGGTTTGCGGGCAGGACCACCGTGGGAGGTGGTTCGGGCGAACACCGACTCAAGCGCCTGAGATCGACGGAGTGGTGTACCTATCGAATCCGGCGCCAGTGGGCCGGATCGTTCCGGTACGGATCGTCGGTGCTTCGACGTACGATCTTCGCGGCACGGTGCTGGAGGCAGACGGTGTTGACAGTTGCGTCGTTGGCCTTTAA
- a CDS encoding peptidylprolyl isomerase codes for MRASEMKVFQGRSMIAVAVVAMCCSPLARLAAAPLAPDQVAVRINGKPILAADVYRLASEIAKNAQVSVEAAWSDALEQAMTTELLVQAAVAAGIRVTNKEVETELQQARAAGPGHPMNEWLSQTDPVLARKELQRSLLIEKFLDQRIKVRITPAQVEEYYREHGERFDRPPMVRASHILIRIQGNDREAARRKAEEILARAREGEDFGELAKQYSQDAYTARKGGDLDFFPERPTPVAQAAFQLELGQISDVVESPYGFHIIKVTDRRPAGRAPLHEVADEIRSMLEDDQREEAEEALIEDLRAKAKVEVLLPKLANDGPQSR; via the coding sequence ATGAGGGCGAGCGAAATGAAAGTGTTTCAAGGGCGTTCGATGATTGCCGTTGCAGTGGTGGCGATGTGTTGTTCGCCGCTTGCGAGACTGGCTGCCGCCCCGCTCGCACCCGACCAAGTGGCCGTGCGGATCAATGGCAAGCCGATCCTTGCTGCGGACGTTTATCGCTTGGCCAGCGAGATTGCCAAGAACGCGCAGGTGTCTGTAGAGGCCGCGTGGAGCGATGCATTGGAGCAAGCAATGACAACGGAACTGCTTGTTCAGGCGGCTGTTGCTGCAGGGATTAGGGTGACGAACAAAGAGGTTGAAACCGAACTGCAGCAAGCGCGGGCAGCGGGTCCGGGGCACCCGATGAACGAATGGCTCAGCCAAACGGATCCCGTTTTAGCGCGCAAGGAGCTGCAACGGAGTCTCCTGATTGAGAAGTTCCTCGATCAACGAATCAAGGTGAGGATCACTCCGGCCCAGGTGGAAGAGTATTACCGCGAGCACGGGGAACGGTTCGATCGCCCACCCATGGTCCGTGCAAGCCACATTCTCATTCGCATCCAGGGGAACGATCGAGAAGCAGCGCGCCGCAAGGCTGAAGAGATTCTGGCACGGGCTCGTGAGGGCGAAGACTTTGGGGAGCTTGCGAAACAATACTCACAGGACGCGTACACAGCCCGGAAGGGCGGCGATTTGGATTTTTTTCCGGAGCGGCCGACACCTGTGGCCCAAGCCGCGTTCCAGCTCGAGCTTGGCCAGATTAGCGACGTCGTGGAGAGCCCGTATGGGTTTCACATCATCAAAGTGACCGATCGCCGACCCGCTGGCCGAGCGCCGTTACACGAAGTGGCGGATGAGATCCGCTCCATGTTGGAAGACGATCAGCGGGAGGAAGCGGAGGAAGCGCTCATCGAAGATCTCCGCGCCAAGGCTAAAGTTGAGGTACTCTTGCCCAAGCTCGCTAATGATGGCCCGCAATCGCGGTAG
- the arsC gene encoding arsenate reductase (glutaredoxin) (This arsenate reductase requires both glutathione and glutaredoxin to convert arsenate to arsenite, after which the efflux transporter formed by ArsA and ArsB can extrude the arsenite from the cell, providing resistance.) produces MSKLVIYHNPRCVKSRQALALLQERRVPLEVVEYLKQPLSLEELKALRQKLGMPASQWVRKKEKEFALAGLSANSTDEEILAAMARYPILMERPIVVRGKKAVLGRPPERVLELVE; encoded by the coding sequence ATGAGCAAGCTAGTGATCTACCACAACCCGCGTTGCGTGAAGAGCCGGCAAGCGCTCGCGTTACTGCAAGAGCGACGGGTCCCTCTCGAAGTCGTCGAGTACCTGAAACAGCCGTTGTCGCTCGAGGAACTGAAGGCGCTTAGGCAGAAGCTCGGGATGCCAGCGTCGCAGTGGGTGCGCAAGAAAGAAAAAGAGTTTGCTCTGGCCGGTTTAAGCGCAAACAGCACGGACGAAGAAATTCTTGCTGCCATGGCCCGTTACCCAATCTTGATGGAGCGACCGATCGTCGTGCGGGGGAAAAAGGCGGTGCTGGGGCGCCCGCCGGAGCGGGTCCTCGAGCTCGTGGAGTAG
- a CDS encoding RecQ family ATP-dependent DNA helicase codes for MPRKRKTTPQDIDQTTTASGESPDPERNLPVNEGGAANASEAQPSERPRRRSRRKKAASASEPHATSDEAAVEQRTQAPDESTAATVFSDGSTFVSAPTATDGEDQAEPPILEVHEEALFEEIPEDASSPDEVSLEGAALEGTEQFEELPEGLDEDSEGREEEADEEEPVLAENVLAAPPVGDNLSPEEIVRRAQVREAARRLGIQQLYPEQERAIFAAMEGQDVLVVLPTGFGKSACYQIPSMILPKPVVLVSPLLALLRDQHEKLLARRIPVERIDGTVRGRARKEALDRIEAGGSLLVMTTPETLSSEELGEVLLRCGISLAAVDEAHCISEWGHDFRPAYMRLGERLHELGNPPVLALTATATQAVRDDIVRYLGMRNPAIVASSPHRANLAFEVVHATGNERLRALFRFIKRLRRPGIVYCATTKEVDRLYGAMARMRLPVHRYHGRMAAKDRNREQELFMRKGRRTIMVATSAFGLGIDKPDIRYIIHYQAPASLEQYVQEAGRAGRDGRRANCILLFDPGDREVHETLQQASRIRPDQLYRISTALAAYAAEQREPDMEALTLAAQLNERQAKALLVVLEEAGLVRLEEDKIHIVVPADEFEEQARALAGRFVTLRTQDVRRLDRIAEYARSKECRAVFLRRYFGEEDGTPCGLCDICRGASERPVTFYQPIARPEKPKKKKRKRKRKKSKQGKATLVITAGHSSGAPPPPEEPLPDMVTEPEPLPQLPDEP; via the coding sequence GTGCCACGCAAACGAAAAACGACACCGCAAGACATCGACCAGACCACCACCGCCAGCGGAGAATCCCCAGATCCAGAGCGCAATCTGCCCGTGAACGAGGGCGGTGCGGCAAACGCGAGCGAGGCACAACCAAGTGAGCGGCCTCGCCGACGTTCGCGGCGGAAGAAGGCTGCGTCAGCCTCCGAACCCCACGCCACGAGCGATGAAGCCGCAGTCGAGCAACGTACGCAGGCGCCGGATGAGTCCACGGCAGCGACGGTTTTTAGCGATGGCTCGACGTTTGTGAGCGCTCCTACTGCGACCGACGGGGAGGATCAAGCCGAACCACCAATTCTTGAAGTACACGAGGAAGCGTTGTTCGAGGAGATTCCCGAAGACGCTTCATCCCCCGACGAGGTCTCCTTAGAAGGAGCCGCACTCGAAGGAACCGAACAGTTCGAGGAACTTCCGGAAGGTTTGGACGAAGACAGCGAGGGTCGCGAAGAAGAGGCGGACGAAGAAGAGCCCGTACTTGCAGAGAATGTGCTGGCTGCGCCACCAGTGGGGGACAATCTCTCTCCCGAGGAAATCGTGCGCCGTGCGCAAGTACGCGAGGCTGCGCGGCGGCTCGGAATTCAGCAGCTCTACCCGGAACAAGAGCGCGCTATTTTTGCCGCGATGGAAGGGCAAGACGTGCTTGTCGTGCTGCCGACCGGTTTCGGGAAGTCCGCTTGCTACCAGATTCCATCTATGATTCTGCCCAAGCCCGTCGTTCTCGTTTCCCCGTTGTTGGCTTTGCTCCGAGATCAGCACGAGAAGCTTTTGGCGCGTCGCATCCCGGTTGAGCGAATTGATGGCACAGTACGCGGGCGTGCGCGCAAGGAGGCGCTCGATCGCATTGAAGCCGGCGGCTCCCTCCTGGTGATGACCACGCCAGAAACTTTGAGCAGCGAAGAACTCGGCGAAGTCCTTCTGCGTTGTGGTATCTCGCTCGCGGCGGTTGACGAAGCACACTGCATCTCTGAATGGGGGCACGATTTTCGGCCCGCCTACATGCGGCTCGGGGAGCGGCTCCATGAGCTCGGAAACCCACCCGTACTTGCGCTCACGGCTACGGCCACACAAGCCGTGCGCGACGACATCGTTCGGTACTTAGGGATGCGCAACCCGGCAATTGTCGCCTCCTCGCCGCATCGGGCAAATCTGGCATTCGAAGTGGTCCATGCCACAGGCAACGAGCGCCTGCGCGCGCTGTTCCGCTTCATCAAGCGCCTGCGCCGGCCGGGGATCGTGTATTGCGCAACAACCAAGGAGGTGGACCGCCTCTACGGCGCCATGGCGCGCATGCGCCTGCCGGTGCACCGTTACCACGGGCGGATGGCCGCCAAGGATCGGAACCGCGAGCAAGAACTCTTCATGCGCAAAGGGCGCCGCACAATCATGGTGGCGACGAGCGCATTCGGCCTCGGCATAGATAAGCCGGATATTCGCTACATCATCCACTACCAGGCACCCGCATCCCTCGAGCAATACGTGCAGGAGGCAGGCAGAGCCGGTCGGGACGGGAGGCGCGCAAACTGCATCCTGCTGTTCGATCCCGGCGATCGGGAGGTTCACGAAACCTTACAGCAAGCAAGCAGAATTCGGCCTGACCAACTCTACCGCATTAGCACGGCGCTGGCTGCTTACGCTGCCGAACAACGTGAGCCGGACATGGAGGCGCTGACTCTGGCTGCGCAACTGAACGAGCGGCAAGCTAAAGCCCTGCTTGTCGTACTCGAGGAAGCCGGTCTCGTACGTCTGGAAGAGGACAAAATTCATATCGTGGTGCCAGCCGACGAATTCGAGGAGCAAGCTCGTGCCTTGGCGGGCCGGTTTGTAACGCTGCGAACGCAGGATGTACGGCGGTTGGACCGGATTGCCGAATATGCGCGCTCGAAAGAATGCCGCGCGGTGTTCCTGCGGCGTTACTTCGGAGAGGAAGACGGCACTCCTTGTGGCCTTTGCGACATTTGTCGCGGGGCAAGCGAGCGCCCGGTAACGTTCTACCAACCCATTGCCCGACCTGAGAAACCAAAAAAGAAAAAACGCAAGCGCAAGCGGAAAAAGTCAAAACAGGGTAAGGCAACGTTGGTGATCACTGCAGGCCACAGTAGCGGTGCACCCCCGCCGCCTGAGGAACCGCTGCCTGACATGGTCACGGAGCCCGAGCCGTTACCTCAACTGCCAGACGAGCCCTGA